From Lujinxingia vulgaris:
CGGAGCGCTCCGCGCTGCTCGTGACCTCCAGACCACGAAGCTCCACCCACTCCCCCTCCACCAGAACGCCCGTATCCAGCTCACTCCCCACCCCGGTAGCTGAACCCGAATCCAGCGTAACTCGCTCGCCGGGCTCCGCGAAAAAGACCACCGGCGCCCCTTCTTCCCCCGACACCCCTGGCGCATACCTCCCCTCATACACACCGCCCCGAAGCATCACGCGATCCCCCGGCCCCACCGGGCCGGCCTCGGAGAACGCCGCCTCCAGGCTCAAAGGGTCGTCAAGCGTCCCCGCTCCCCCGGCACGACCTCCGGGGGCCACCACATAGTCAAACGAAGGGGGCGACGGCGCCACACAGCCGCTCGTCGATCCTCCATCCTCCTCCGCGCCGCCATCGACGCTCCCTCCATCTCCCTCTCCCCCCTCTTCGTCGCCACCGTCGAGTCCGCCATCGCGGCCATCGCCGCTATCGTCCTCTCCCCCAGCGACGTCAGCATCTTCATCGCTCCCTCCGCGCTCTTCCCCCACACTGACATCTTCGCCCTCCGCGCTCCCCGCGGAGCTGCATCCCGTCCACGTCCCGATCGCCACCGCCAAACATAGGCCCCACACCGACGTCCTTCCCATCATAGTCTTCTCCCGAGCCCACTCTGTTGAATACCTACCACCCACGCTGTGCCTCGTTGACCGCTAGACTAACACTCCGGCTCAAAAGCGCACCTGCTCGTCCGCGGGCTTCACACTTCGACACACACCCCCTCTCCCAAAACCCGGTTGAAAAGTGCGGCTTGCTGCCTACCTGACAGGACGTAAGGATGATGCCCGTACACCTCCATCTGTCGCGCTTGCTCTGCCCCACCTCCGTGCACATCAGGCGCAAAAGACCTATATCTTTGGCTCCCTGCGCGCGATGAAACTGGATTGAACCCATGTTGGGAGTTCCCCGATGGCCCCCCGCCACCCTCGACCGACCCCACTGTTAACCCCTCTCTTCACACTGGCCCTCGTGCTCCTCTGCGCATTGCCACTACGCGCCCAGGAGCCCGACAGTGACGCCGAAGCCGAACCGGTCGAAGAACGCACCGTCCCGCTTAAGCTCCCCGATCAGAGCGCCGCCGACGAAGCCCTGCAGGCCCAGATCCGCCGTACCTTTCAAGCCATCGACGTCCTGCAAGACGTCGTCATCGATGTGCGCGCCTCCGTGGTGCGCCTTGCCGGAGAGCTCCCAAGCTCCGCCGACAAAGAGCTGGCCGGAGACATCGCATCGCGCTTCGAAGGGGTCGTCTACGTACAGAACAACATTGACTTCGAGCACTTTGAAGACACCTCTTCAGACACCGAAGAACCCGAGCCCAAAGCTCTCTCCGCCGATGAGGTCATCGCCGAGCGCCTGCAAGCCATTTTCGCACAGATCCGCCCCCTGCAAGACGTACAGGTCGAGGTGAATAACGGCGTTGTGAGCATCCGCGGCGAATCCGCCACCAACGAGGCCAGCACCCGCGCCGAAGAGCTCGCAAGCGGGATGCCCGGCGTCCTCTACGTCGACAACCAACTCACCGAGGCCGTCGACGTCGCCGATCGCCTCTCCCCCACCTGGGAGCGCCTTCGCGACTTCGCGCTCAACCTCGTGCGCCGTATCCCTCTCTTTTTGCTCGCCATCTTCATCATCGGCATCTTCTGGTTCCTCTCCAAAGCCCTCGTGCTCTGGGAGTGGCCCTTCGAGCGCCTCACCCGCAACGTGCTGGCCCGCGGGCTCATCAAACAAGCCCTGCGCGTGATCATTGTGCTCGGTGGCCTGCTCATCGCCCTCGATCTGCTCGACGCCACCACCATCGTCGGCGCCGTCCTCGGCACCGCCGGCGTCTTCGGCATCGCGCTGGGCTTCGCCTTCCGTGACATCGCCGAAAACTACCTCGCCAGCGTGCTCCTGAGCGTGCGCCGCCCCTTTGAGGCCAACGACCTCGTCGACATCGAAGGGTTCCGCGGCCGCATCGTCCGCCTCACCATGCGCGAGACCATCCTCATGACCGAAGACGGCAATCACGTGCGCATCTCCAACGCCACCGTCTTCAAATCCAACATCACCAACTTCTCCCGCAACCCGCGCCGCCGCCTCGATTTCTGCGTCGGCGTCGGTAATGAAGAAGATCTCCCCCGCGCCCTCACTCTGGGCGTCTCCACCCTCAAAGCCCTCGAAGGCGTGCTCGAAGACCCCAGACCCCAGGGGCTCGTCGAGCTGCTCGGCGACTCCAGCGTCACCATCTGGTTCACCGCCTGGGTCGACCAACGCGCCGTCGGCTTTTTGAAAGTCAAAAGCGAAGCCATCCGCCGGGTCAAAGAAGCCTTCGATGACGTCGGCATCGACATGCCTTCCCCCATCTACACCATCAACATCGTCGGCGCCGACTCGCCAGCCTCACCCCAACCTCCCCGGAAGAAGCCCCCTGTGCGCAGCATCCCCACAGACGAGGTCCTCGACGTCGGCCTCGACGACGAGATCGAACGCCAGGTCGACGAAGAGCGCGAGGCCTCGGGGGAAGAAGATCTGCTCGATGAGGGAAAGACAGGGAAGTAGGCCGAACCGCTATTCTAATAAGACGATACAGCCCTCTGGCTTGCCCGGGCCGGGCACTCGCGCGCGGAAAACAAGACATCTTCCGACGACACGATTCGTCAGTGTTTATGCGCTTCGGATCGGGGTGTCCCATTTTGAGAATCGCGATCCGAAGCCTTCCGAACACAAATCCCAACCTCAGAATGACCTTCGGAACCCTCCCGATCGCTCCCCGGCCAACGCAGAACACGTTCCGAAGCCTACCGAACGCTACTTTTCATGTGCGGGAGGCTTCAGAACGCTTCCGATCGCGTTTTGCGAATCGCCATAAGGCATCCGAACCCTCCAGACGCCATTTCGAAAGGGAAAGAAACCTTCGGAAGCGTCCCGAACCTTTGCCGACCGTGCAAACAAAGGTTCGGAAGCGTCCCGAACCTTTGCGGTCCGTGCAGGCAGAGGTTCGGGACACTTCCGATCTTCTGGCTGCGCTTCAAAGAAGCTCCGAGGACACTTCCGAACGCGTTTGAATATCGCGGATGAACGATCCGGAGCGTCCAGACGATGTGTCTGCATGACCTGACGCGATCCGGAGTCTTCGGAAGGGTTTCTTCATACGTCTTGAGCAGAAGTTGATAGCGCACCAACGCCTTCGAGGGCCCAATTTTCAGTCACTTTCAGCTCGCCACTTCGCCACGCCAACCCCGCGTAAACCACCGACATGACAGGCAAATCAACCACACCACCCCACCCCGACGCGCCCTCCTCCCCATTTAAACTCTGCCTGCGTTTCTGATATCCCGACAGACACGATGGCGCCTTCGGCGCCTCTTTTTAACTTTGCGAACCGTCCGCGACGCTGCTGCGCGTTCTCTGAAAAGGTTTCATAATGCTTGTCCTGAATCGACTCGTGTTCTTCTGCTTCCTCGCCCTCTTCACCCTCGGCTGCGGCGACCAGGGCGGTGATAACCGAAGAGTTGGAGACACCAGCGATACGGGCGACCACACCCTCCCGGACACCGGTACGGACGCGAATGCGGACACCGACCCGGACCGCGAGCCCGAAGATCATGAAGGCGTATTGGAGGTCACCGTCACCGGACTTCCCGAGGGCGCCTGGCCTGAGATGGAGGTATTTGGCACGTCGGGCCTCCTCGACGTCGGCAGCTCCGGCCGAATCATCCTGATTCCGGGCTCCTACCAGCTCCGACCGGCCCCTTACCTCGATGGCCTCTCCACCTTTGAGGCCGAAAACCAGGGCCTCGAAATCACGGCCGGCGAAACCAGGACGATCACCGTCGACTATACACTCGTGCTCGCCAGCCTTGAGGTGGTGATCTCCGGGCTCCCCGAAGGCGTCGCCGCCGATGTCGAGCTGCGCTCCGAAGGTCTTGAGACCCTCACCCTCACCGAGTCCACCGAACTCACCGACCTCACCCCCGCCTCCTACCAGGTTCGCCCCTCGGTCGTTCAAGACGGCGACCACTGGTACGAGGCCGAGACCAAGACCATCGAGCTCGCCAGCGACGATGACGAGACCGTCATCATCCTCTACGACATCATCCCCGGCGCTCTCGAAGCCCGCGTGACCGGGCTCCCTGCAGGCCACTCCCCGGAGCTCACCATCACCGGCCCCGACGGCTTCTCGACCACCGCCCAACCCCACGCCCCCGTCGAGGGTCTTCAGCCCGGTGAGTATGTGGTCTCAGGCCCTCGCGTCGAAGATGCGGGTGTGTTTTATGACGCCCCCTCGCAGACCGTCGACGTCGCCAGCACCACCACCTCCGAGGTCACCCTCGACTATGACGAAGTCGCGGGCGCGCTTCAGCTCGCTGCGACCGGCCTGCCCTCCAACCAGTCCCCGCGCCTCACCATCACCGGCCCCGACGGCTTCTCCGCCACCGCCCGGCCCGGCGATCACCTCAACGACCTCGCCACGGGCCAGTACACCATCTCCGGTGCCGACGTCTCGCTCACCAACCGCATCTACCGCGCCGCCCCCGTCACCATCGACGTCCTCAGCGCCACCGCCGACGCCACCCTGGCCTACGCCCTCGTCCCCGGCCGCCTGCAGGTCGAAGCCTCCGGCCACCCCTCCCACCTCTCACCGGTGCTCACAGTCACCGGCCCGGCCGGCTTCTCCACCACAACCTCCCCCGGCGGTCTTCTCCAGAACCTGGAGCCCGGAAACTACACCCTCTCCGGCGCCCAACTGGGCAGCAATGGCCTGCTCTACCGCGCCGAGGACGAAGTCGCCCAGGTGCGAAGCGAGCAGACCACAGCGCTCTCCATCGCCTACGCAAAAGTCCCCGGTGATCTTCGAGTCAACATCGAGGGCCTTCCCGCCGGCCTCATCCCCGGCGTTATCGTCACCGACCCCGACGGCCAGACCTCGCCACTGAGCGTCTCCACAACGCTGCGCGCGCAGACCCCGGGCACGCACACCATCACCGCCCCGGACGTCATCGACGGCCTCGTCATCTACCGCGCCGCCTCCACGTCCATCAACGTGCGCAGCGACGAGCTCGCCTCCACCACCATCACCTACGAGGCCCTCCCCGGCGATCTTTCCATCGCCGCCACCGGCCTCCCCGACAACGCCAACTACACCTTGACCCTCCAGGGCCCCTCCTACCCCTCCCCCACGCCCTTCACCAACGACGCCTTCCTCAACGACATCACCCCCGGCACCTACACGATCTCCTTCAACACAAGCACCGTCTCCACCCCCTACTACGACGCCACCTACCTCCCCTCGCCAGGCTCCCTCACCATCGACGTCTCCAGCGACGCCACCGCCGACGCCACCGTCGACTACGCGTCCGTGCCCGGCACCCTACATCTGACCCACACCCTCCCCGACACAGGCTCGCTGACGCTTGCCCTCTCCGACTCCACCAGCGGCGTCACCCAACAATTCACCCTGAGCGGCTCCGGCACCACCTCCCTGACGCTTGACCCGGGCCACTTCACCTTCGCCATCGCCTCCAACGATCTCGGCACCGACGAATTCGGCAACCCCTACTACATCACCAACCTCGACGGCTTCTTCGATATCTCCAGCGATGACGTGCTCTCCCATGACATCGTCGCCCCCGTCCCCACCCTGGTCTGGGAAACCCGGGACGGCGCCACCGGCTCGCTGCGCGAAGTCGTCGGCCGCGTCATAGAAGACAGCGAAATCACCTTCGACCCCTCCATCTCCCAGCTCTTCCTCGACTCCAGCATCACCATCAACAAAGCCCTCGAGATCATCGGCCCCGGCGCCGATCAGCTCACCATCGAGCCCTCCGCAGACAACCGCGCCTTTGAGATCAACTACTACGGCGACTTAACCCTGCGCGGCCTGCGCTTTACAGGCTTCCACAACGACCACCCCGGCGCCGTCATTCAAGCCCACGGCTACCTGAACACCTACGACTCCCTCTTTGTAGACAACTCCTCCACCGACGACGGCGGCGCCATCTACCAGAATGCCTCCCCCGCCCTTGTCACGAACACCCGCTTTCTCAACAACCACTCCGCGCGCTCCGGCGGCGCGATCGCCAGCAGCACTCAAGCCTACCGCCTCCGCATCATTAAATCCGAGTTCACGGGTAACTCCGCCCTCGACGATGGCGGCGCCCTCTTCTACCAGTCCGATGAACGCATCTATGTCTCGGCTTCCACCTTCACCCAAAACACCAGCCTCTCCGGGGCCGGCGGCGCCCTCTTCTTAAGCGAACACGCCTCCACCTACTCCCAGATCCGCGACTCCCTCTTTCAGGCGAATTCTGCCGATACCCTCGGCGGCGCCACCTACCTGGGCAAAGACACCCTCATCTCCAACTCCACCTTCGCCGACAACACCGCCACCGACGAAGGCGGCGCCATCTACTTCGACTACCCCGTCGTTGCCTCCGACAAAACCGCCCTCTACGAACTCGAGTACTCCACCTTCTCCCACAACACCGCCCCCAACGGCTCCGCCCTCGCTGCCGCCTGCACCGGCTCCTACTACGACCACCGCGTCGACTACCTCGCCAACATCTTCGTCGGCAATGACTCCCTTCGCCGCTGCACCGGCGGTGGGAGCGCCCGCTTCTATTCCCGGGATCATAACTACGACGCCGACGACCAGCCCGGCGCTCTCCCCAACCCCCTCCTCCCCCTGGCCGATAACGGCGGACCCACCCACACCATGGCCATCGACCCCGCCTTCGAAGAACAGCTCTCCTTCTCCGCCCTTGCCTGCCCTTCCCTCTCCTTCGATACGAGCGACAACACCTCCGACCAGCGCGGTGTCGTCCGCCCCGTCCACTACTCCTGCACCATCGGCGCCTACCAGTTCGGCGACTTCGACTCCACCATCAGCGTCCCCGAATACGGCTTTGAGCCTTTCGACGGCCACGGCCTCGGCACGAGCTACAACTACGGCACCACCATCACCACCGACGCCGGCTACACCTGGACCCTCAACGGCGTCCGCTCCGAAACTACCTACGAAATCGACGGCGAAGGCCTGATGCTCCGCGAAGACGGCAGCTCCATCCGCACCGTCATCGCCGATGACGCCCTCGTCAACCTCTACATCCGATACCGCAAGGCCCACACCAGCTCCACCCCTCGCCTCATCGCCGTCGCCATCAACGGCACCATCATCGAAGAAAGCCACTTCTTCGGCACCGACCCCTACGACGACACCCTCCACACCCTCATCATCGAAGACCTCGAGTTCACCGGCGATATCACCCTCGAAATTCTCAATACCTCCGGCGCCTCCAACACCCAGATCGTTGTCGACAACATCACGTGGAATGACAGTCTCTGAGCGCAAGGCGTCTGCCGGCTCTATCGTGTCGGCAGACGCCCTTCCCCTGCGCTCACCTTATTTTATAACTCTCACGCGCATCGACCTCGACGCACTTCCCCCACGTGAAGTCGCAACGAGACCGCGCCTCGAGCCCCGGAGAGACTCCCATGAAGCCGATCCTACTCGTGACCGCCGCGCTTCTGGCACTTCCCGCCGCCGCCCACGCGCAAACACAGCTGGTCAACCCGGACTGGGAGCTCTCCGACGACTTCGAGAGCGCGTATGAAGAAGGCTTCTAGGCGTCGTCCGGAGCCGGAACCACCTACGGCGCCGTCTGCCCGGGCTCCGATGCCTACGGCAATGGCCTCATCTTCGACTACCGACCCGACGATCCCGAGCCCGGCCACGGCTGGGCGGAGCGGCGCTTCGCGCTACCCATCGACGCCGTGCAGCTGGAGATCTCCTTCAAACTCTTTGTCTCCGCGAACTACGCCCACACCTCCGGGAACCACAAAAACTTCGTGCTCTGGTCCGGCGATTACGGCAAGGTCAACGCCAACATCTCCGTCTCCAGCGAGAGCTGGCCCGCCGAGGGCGGGGCCTCCCCCTCGGTCTACATCGGCGTGGACGGCGCCAACTACGGCCACGCCATGAAAGAGGGCATCATGCCCCTCTTGCTCGAAGACGGCCTTGGCGACTGGATCGACATTCACATCTTCCTGGACCTGGCCCGCGAAGAGGGCGACTTCGGCTTTTTTGAGATCTTCAAGGATGGTCAGCGCATCACCGGCAACCTCGATGAAGACGTCGTCTCCTACGCCGACGTCCCCCTCCACGAGCAGATCTCCTTTGCGGAGCGCGGCAACTTCATCGACCAGGGCTACCTGCTCGGCTGGGCCAACGGCGGGTTTGCCGAAGACACGACCTTCTGCGTGGCGGATTTTCGGATTCGCGCCAATAGCACACACGGCGACTTTGGCGACGCCGCGGAGCTGGAATGTACCCGCGACGCGGATTGCCCGGGCGACGCGACCTGCGAGAGCAGCGCGCTGGAGGGGAGTGAGCGCGTAACGACGGCCTGCGGCGATACGGGCGGCGAGCCAGACGCAGGCAGTTTGGATGTAGGGACACCCGACGCAGGCTCGCCGGACGGCGGCGCACCGGATGGCAGCAGCCCCGACACTGGCGAGGGAGACGAGGCGGAAGACAACGATGCGGGTACCAGCCCATCGAACGACGGCCACGCAGGCGGATGCGCCAGCGTGCCGGCCGGGCACCCCGGTGGTTCGCTGGCCGCGCTTTTGTTAGTGACGTTGGGAGTGAATCGTATGAGGCGGACGCGTTGAAGACGGGTCTTCGCGGGGACAACGAAACCTCTGCGCTAATGGCGAGTCGCGTCTCGTGCTGCGCACTGACAACCACGCGGCATTCACGTCGAAGGCGCTCACCGGGGGTTCCAACCAGTACGGCCTGATCTGGAAGCGTATCTCACCCTGGATGCCGCTGCGGAACGGGCTGATAGAGCGCGTCTTCCGCTCTCTGAAGGAAAGTGCATCTGGATGACCGACTTTAAGACCTTTGCGCAGGCTCGGGAGGCAATCGAGGTCTGAGTCGAGTACCTACAACACTCAGCGGCTCCACCAGGCGCTCGGGTATAAATCGCCGGCTGAGTATGGTGCTCAGTCTGGCGAGTTGGTGGCTTGATTTATGGGGGGGCACTGCACATCCAACAATCTCAATTATTCTTCAAAACTTTGCTCTATCACATCCCGATAGTCAAGAAGATAACGCTTCGGCCGCAACAAGCCTACGCTAATATCATCACAACGCCGGTCGCCATGTCCCCAAAATTTATTTTGATCCATTCCGCCTGGAAGTGCTTCGAAATCTTGTGCCGATATTGACGCAACCTCAAACAAACCATATTCCGAATCCATATCTTCAAAAGGAGTTCTTTCACCATCATCAAAATAATAACGAGCGAAGTTTCTTTGATCTAACCTCAAGGTTCGTGCGACTTCCAACATAAGGTTGTAATTCTTGTTTGAGGGCTCCAATAGATTTTCAAAAAAAACACCAAACTTGTTATTGATTGGCATTGAAGGTTGTACAGAAATAGCATCTACGAGTTTTTCATTTCGACCCTCTTTATAATAGTTTTGAAAAACCAGACCCTGATCACTAGACGTTGAAGACTCCACTAACCCTAAGTATGCAACATGCCCACTAAAAAAATCATCTACATAATCAACCAAATGCGGCCAACCAATATCAATTTTCTCGTATAAATAATAAAAGTCACGCTCATTAAAATACTTTATTGAAAACGCCTTTGAAGAAGCCCCTGTTAAGTCCAATTTAAACTCATGACTCGTTGTTTTGCTGTCTATCACCTCCGCAGAAACTGCCCAATAATAACGACGATCCCCTTTAACAAAACCAATCAATTTATGGGAGTCGGGCAATTGAATAATATGGCAACCGATTGGATAAACCTTCCAATCTGCCCTTTCCACATTTTCGTTCAAACTTTCACTGTCAAAGAAACTAACCGCCGGATAGAAAAGCGCATCAAAAAAAACCCCTCCTAACAAGAAAAACACCAGCACTACAACAACAGCTAACGCATGTCCCACAGATCTCTTATGCCCCATTAAAATCATTGATAATCTCCTGGCTCAGCAAGGCCGTGAAATTCTAGAATATTTAATATGTTAACCTCCCAAACACTACGTGAGGTATTATTTCTCCCCATAATATTACCCTCCCATCCAGGGTACGTAGCCCCCCCATCGCTCACATATCTATCACCTAGGCCCAGCAGATGACCTACCTCATGTGCGAACGTATCCTCCGGTACTCTTGTCCCTATCTCCATTTCGCCATCTATAACACGCGCAATCACATCATGTTCACCACTAGTGTCAATCGCCCGTGCATCACGTATTACATGAACCTGATGACCGCTACGGCGCCAAAATGGCTTTTTATGCATGTGCCCCCTAACTTCAGTCGTAACATTATATCTACCAAACTGACCTGACCACATTTCGGATGCCGTTTGTGTAAGCCGATCAACTAACCTTTGTGTAACCCAAGGAGGAGAATGGTGCGAGTAAAAATATAGATCGAGCGTTATGGTGATATTATTTCCATCCCTTGAAACTTCGGGCCTTGATTCTCGATTCTCTGCTTTAGATTCATGATAAGATGGAAGCCCTGGACGATAATTGGCTCCATCCCAAGGGCCTCCCCAGGGCCCAAGTGGACGCACATCCCCAAAATTCGATCCACCTAGCTCCGGCTCTGGCCACTGTTCTTCATTTTCAGTTAAACCTACCGAATCGCCCCCGAATCCAAAAAGTTCTTTTATCCACGACCACAACCCTTTCCTTCCAGCATCCCCCATCCCCTCCGACGCCATCCCACTCGGATCCCACCGATTCACCGGATCAAACGCCGCATACCCGTACACATCAAACGAATCCACATACCACAGCGGGTCCGGGCTCATAAACTGGCCGAAACGCGGCGAGTACCAGCGGGCGCCGAAGCGGTAGAGTCCGGTGGTGGTGGAGCGGAAGGCGCCGGTAAACCCGAAGTGCGGCAGGCTGCCGATGTGGCAGGGCGTCTCGGCCAGGTTGCGCTCCGAGCAATCCTCCGTGTCATCGGGGGCGCGGGCGCTGATACGCCCCTCGGGATCGTATTCGGCGTATTCGGAGATGCGTAGCTCGTCCTCGTTCCAGACGCCGATGATGGATTGCAGGGCGTCGGTGAGAGTAAATACCAGGTCGAAGTTAGAATCCGCCGTGCGGGCCGCAATCATCTGCTGTTGCAGCGGCCCCCAGAAATACTCGCCGCGCAATTCAAGCTGATCGCCGCCCGCGCTCTGGCTTGCGGCGCCTCGCCATTGCTCGACGACTTTTTCGCCATCGAGAATAAGGAAGTCGATCGTAGAACCACTCGAATCATTGCGGTTGATGGTGGCGACGAGCCTTCCGGCAAAATCGTAAAGGTAGCTCTCGGCGTACTTCTGTCCATTTCGATGTACCGAGGTCAGTTGCTGCCACTGATCATACTCAAAGGAGAACCCTCCAAGCTCGGCGATGAAGCCCCGATCCTCGTA
This genomic window contains:
- a CDS encoding BON domain-containing protein gives rise to the protein MAPRHPRPTPLLTPLFTLALVLLCALPLRAQEPDSDAEAEPVEERTVPLKLPDQSAADEALQAQIRRTFQAIDVLQDVVIDVRASVVRLAGELPSSADKELAGDIASRFEGVVYVQNNIDFEHFEDTSSDTEEPEPKALSADEVIAERLQAIFAQIRPLQDVQVEVNNGVVSIRGESATNEASTRAEELASGMPGVLYVDNQLTEAVDVADRLSPTWERLRDFALNLVRRIPLFLLAIFIIGIFWFLSKALVLWEWPFERLTRNVLARGLIKQALRVIIVLGGLLIALDLLDATTIVGAVLGTAGVFGIALGFAFRDIAENYLASVLLSVRRPFEANDLVDIEGFRGRIVRLTMRETILMTEDGNHVRISNATVFKSNITNFSRNPRRRLDFCVGVGNEEDLPRALTLGVSTLKALEGVLEDPRPQGLVELLGDSSVTIWFTAWVDQRAVGFLKVKSEAIRRVKEAFDDVGIDMPSPIYTINIVGADSPASPQPPRKKPPVRSIPTDEVLDVGLDDEIERQVDEEREASGEEDLLDEGKTGK
- a CDS encoding MYXO-CTERM sorting domain-containing protein; this encodes MQLEISFKLFVSANYAHTSGNHKNFVLWSGDYGKVNANISVSSESWPAEGGASPSVYIGVDGANYGHAMKEGIMPLLLEDGLGDWIDIHIFLDLAREEGDFGFFEIFKDGQRITGNLDEDVVSYADVPLHEQISFAERGNFIDQGYLLGWANGGFAEDTTFCVADFRIRANSTHGDFGDAAELECTRDADCPGDATCESSALEGSERVTTACGDTGGEPDAGSLDVGTPDAGSPDGGAPDGSSPDTGEGDEAEDNDAGTSPSNDGHAGGCASVPAGHPGGSLAALLLVTLGVNRMRRTR
- a CDS encoding RHS repeat-associated core domain-containing protein; this encodes MQDQSPFNERRAFNDFGELEAQIFFGASSLSMGEPSFVDDYCQGQSTCSDTLLDAKYIRDNAGRLMERWVSYKFPTSVPRAAPSFNNQQFKYDTRGHLANFVEERNSLNPMIRAASTFEVDYTRGVHGSVTAWDTTFNTQNFVHDANRTADGRAIAFNLDFGSGVTEPVKYEDRGFIAELGGFSFEYDQWQQLTSVHRNGQKYAESYLYDFAGRLVATINRNDSSGSTIDFLILDGEKVVEQWRGAASQSAGGDQLELRGEYFWGPLQQQMIAARTADSNFDLVFTLTDALQSIIGVWNEDELRISEYAEYDPEGRISARAPDDTEDCSERNLAETPCHIGSLPHFGFTGAFRSTTTGLYRFGARWYSPRFGQFMSPDPLWYVDSFDVYGYAAFDPVNRWDPSGMASEGMGDAGRKGLWSWIKELFGFGGDSVGLTENEEQWPEPELGGSNFGDVRPLGPWGGPWDGANYRPGLPSYHESKAENRESRPEVSRDGNNITITLDLYFYSHHSPPWVTQRLVDRLTQTASEMWSGQFGRYNVTTEVRGHMHKKPFWRRSGHQVHVIRDARAIDTSGEHDVIARVIDGEMEIGTRVPEDTFAHEVGHLLGLGDRYVSDGGATYPGWEGNIMGRNNTSRSVWEVNILNILEFHGLAEPGDYQ